In Rhinopithecus roxellana isolate Shanxi Qingling chromosome 16, ASM756505v1, whole genome shotgun sequence, a single genomic region encodes these proteins:
- the LCN9 gene encoding epididymal-specific lipocalin-9: MALLLLSLGLSVITAQEFNPRIVVQRNYNMARVSGVWYSIFMASDDLNRIKENGDLRVFVRNIEHLKNGSLKFDFEFMVQGECVAVVVVCEKTEKNGEYFINYEGENTVAVSETDYRLFITFHLQNFRNGTKTHALALYARVPQLEPSFLSRFEETCKKYGLGPQNIVDLTNEDHCYSKR, encoded by the exons ATGGCTTTGCTTCTGCTGAGCCTGGGACTGAGTGTCATCACGGCCCAGGAGTTCAATCCCCGCATCGTTGTGCAGAGGAACTACAACATGGCCAGG GTTTCGGGGGTCTGGTATTCTATTTTCATGGCCTCAGATGACCTGAATCGGATTAAAGAAAACGGGGACTTGAGGGTCTTCGTCCGGAATATAGAACATTTGAAGAACGGCAGCCTAAAATTTGATTTCGAATTCAT GGTGCAGGGGGAGTGTGTGGCCGTGGTCGTGGTCTGCgagaagacagagaagaatgGAGAATACTTCATCAACT ATGAGGGCGAGAACACAGTGGCCGTCTCGGAGACTGACTACAGGCTGTTCATCACCTTCCACCTCCAGAACTTCAGGAATGGGACCAAGACCCATGCGCTGGCACTCTACG CACGGGTCCCGCAGCTGGAACCCTCCTTCCTGAGCAGATTTGAAGAAACCTGCAAAAAGTATGGACTTGGCCCACAAAACATCGTCGACTTGACCAATGAAG ATCACTGCTACTCCAAGCGTTAG